In the Colletotrichum lupini chromosome 4, complete sequence genome, GCTAACAAATTCTTCTCCATCCTCTAGCCACGGCGCAGAACCCGTCGCATTTCACAGGGCTCACCTTATCGGGGCCCTCTACGATGGTCTACCGGAAGCTGCCAAATCAAAATACTTCACCGGCAAAAAGCTCGCCGCCATCGTCTCCACGGATACGGGAGTGACCGTCACGTGTGAAGACGGTTCTTCCTACGACGGCTCCATTGTCATTGGTGCTGATGGTGTACACTCAGCGACGCGCCGGCAAATGCGCAAACTCGCCGTTGCTGAAGATCCCTCCCGCGAGAAGACGTGGGACGCTGAGAAGCCCTTCAAGACACTGTACCAGTGTATGTGGGCCTCGTTCCCGCGCCCAACAGAGACGGGCCAGAGCTATGAGACGTCTGGGACCGACAACTCGGCCATGTACATTACTGGCAAGGATAGGGGCTGGATTTTCTTGTACGAGAAGCTCCCCGAGCCCACGACGGAACGCATCTCGTTCACCGACGAACAACTGGATGCGTTTGCTGGGAGATTTGCAGACTGGCCCATCACAGACACCCTGAAAGTTAAGGATGTCTACAAGGAGCGCTTCAATGCCGGCGGTGCAGGCCTGGAGGAGGGCCTCTGCGAGCACTGGAGCTGGAACGGAAGAGTGGTCCTTGTAGGCGACGCAGCGCACAAGTTCACGCCTAACGCTGGCCTGGGCTTCAACAATGGCGTGCAGGACGTGGTGGCGCTCTGCAACAGGCTCCAGAAGTTCGTCTCTGGTTCTGCGAACGGAGCCAACAGCAAGACGCCCGACTTCTCGGCGCTGGAGGCCCAGTTTGAGGCGTACAGGCAGGAAAGGCGGGAACGCGTGGAGCAAGATCTCGAGCAGTCTGCGCGTGTGACGAGGATGCACGCGTGGGCTTCGACGTGGGACTGGATTATGTCGAGGTATGTCATGTCGTGGTCCTTTGTCCAGCAACTCTTCATCACCTTCATCGTGTCGCCGAACGCGCAGAAGTCTGGAGTATTGGACTTCATCTCGGCCACGGAACCATTTGAGGGCACTTACAAATGGCTGCATCCATTGAAAAGCATCAAGAATGGAGGTTCGGTGTAGGAAAGTAGCGAGAATTCCATTCAGTTTAGCATAGCGTGTGTTCAGATAGCATTTCAGTTGATTCCCCTCTTCATTAGTTCTCTTGTCCTTGGCTTATCGTACCGTGCTTTGTGTCCGGACTAGAAGTCGTTGCATCCGATGGCTAGAAGTAAGCAATTCGAGCTTCAAATCAATCCATCACAGATCTAGCCTATGTATTCGCTCATTTAGTTTATGCTTATGACGATCAAGTCAGTTTTGTGTCTGGTGTTTGTCACAATTACTGGTACTCTCGAACCTCCCGCGCCCCTAGTCCAGCAAGGCTTGCTTAGATCATACACCAGCACCTCAATCACACACCCAGCAGTAGCAGCACTATATCAGGCGTGTTTCCGGGAGGCAGTCGCTGTGAGATTTT is a window encoding:
- a CDS encoding FAD binding domain-containing protein, whose amino-acid sequence is MSSGPFRVIIVGGGPSGITAAHALHHAGIDFVVLERRTNIVDDLGASLVLGAPSLRIFHQFGILDNLMEIGGKLYENKGFTVDGYAFKHAETLAIFKANHGAEPVAFHRAHLIGALYDGLPEAAKSKYFTGKKLAAIVSTDTGVTVTCEDGSSYDGSIVIGADGVHSATRRQMRKLAVAEDPSREKTWDAEKPFKTLYQCMWASFPRPTETGQSYETSGTDNSAMYITGKDRGWIFLYEKLPEPTTERISFTDEQLDAFAGRFADWPITDTLKVKDVYKERFNAGGAGLEEGLCEHWSWNGRVVLVGDAAHKFTPNAGLGFNNGVQDVVALCNRLQKFVSGSANGANSKTPDFSALEAQFEAYRQERRERVEQDLEQSARVTRMHAWASTWDWIMSRYVMSWSFVQQLFITFIVSPNAQKSGVLDFISATEPFEGTYKWLHPLKSIKNGGSV